CCGTCGTGGCGGCGGTCGTCTACGGTTTCGCGATCAGTCAGCCGCCGTCGCTGTTGCGTTCGGCTGCCAAGACGCTTGCGGTCGCACTTCTAGCCGCGCTCGCCTTTCTTCTCGGCGGGCCGCTGTTGCTGGTCGCCGCACTCGTACTCAGCGCACTGGGCGACGCGTTCCTGTCGCGCGACGGCGAAGTCGCTTTCCTCGGCGGGCTGGGCAGCTTCCTCGCCGCGCATCTGGCCTATGTCGTGCTGTTCGTGGCGATGGGCAGTGGCCTTGCGGCGCTCGGCGCCGCATCCTGGCGCGTTGTTGCCGCGCTTGTCATGGCGGTGTTCGCGGCCGGCATGTTGCGGCTTCTGTGGCCGCGCATCGGATCCGACCTGAAAGCGCCGGTCGCCGTCTACGTTGCCGCCATTTTCGCCATGGGCGTGACCGCGCTGACCACCGGCAACGCGTTGGTCATTGCCGGGGCGGTGATGTTCATGGCTTCGGACGCGTTGCTGGCGACCGAGAAATTCTTGGCCGACACCGTGGAAGGGCATCGCGTCTGGATGCGCTATGCGGTGTGGGTGCTCTATTACGTGGCGCAGATGGCCATCGCGATGGGCTTCCTGCGCCCGGTTTAGGAAACCTTCGGCTGCCAGCCAGGTTCCGCCAGTTCGAACACTGAGAAGTCGAATCCCGGCGCCACCGTGCAGCCGACGAGGGTCCAGTCGCCGAGGCTTCGGGCGGTCTGCCACCATCCCGCCGGCACGACGATCTGCGGGCGTTCGCCAGCGGCAAGATCGATGCCTAGCACATGCTGGCTGACGTCACCGCCTTCCCGGTGCATCGAAAGCTCTATCGGCGCACCGGCGTGATGGTGCCAGATTTCCGAAGCGTCCTTCACCCGATGCCATGCCGAGACCTGACCGCGTTCGAGCAGGAAGTAGATGGCGGTCGAATGACCGCGCCCGCCTTGCGGCGCATCGCGGAAGGTCTCGACATACCAACCGCCTTCCGGATGCGGCTTCATGTCGAGCGTGGCGACGATCCCGGCCGGCGTCATCATTCAGAAAATGTCCTTGCGCTTGCGGATCTCGGCGAAGACCTCGGCGTCGCTCGCCTTCTCCATGCCGAGATGCCGGCGGATCGCCGGATCGTGCCAGCGCAGGAATGGATTGGTCGACAGTTCCTCGCCGATGGTGGTGGGAAGCGTCGGCTTGTCGGCGGCGCGCAGTTTTTCGATTTTCGCGGCACGTTCCTTCAGGGCGGAATTGGTCGGATCGACCGTCAATGCGAAACGCGCATTGGACAGCGTGTATTCGTGGCCGCAATAGACCGCAGTGTCGGCCGGCAGGGCGGCCAGTTTCTTCAGCGAATCGTACATCACCGCCGCCGGCGCCTCGAACAGCCGGCCACAGCCAAGCGCGAACAAAGTGTCGGCGGTGAAGACGACCTTCGACTGCGGGAAATGGTAGGAGACATGGCCGGCGGTATGGCCGGGCGTGGCGATCACTTCCACGGTCTCGGTACCGAATTTCAAGCTGTCGCCGCCCTTCACGGTGCGGTCGATGCCCGGGATCTTGGCCTTCTCCGCCGCCGGGCCGACGATCTCCAGACCGAAGCGCTGTTTGAGCGCGAGATTGGCCTCGACATGATCGGTATGGTGGTGAGTGGTGAGGATCAGCGACGGCGTCCAGCCGGTGTGTTTCACCGCGGCAAGGATGGCGGCCTCCTCCGGCGCGTCGATCAGCGCGACCGCGCCGCTCGCCGGCTCGCGAATGAGCACGCCGAAATTGTCCTGGCGACACATGAACTGCTCGATCTCGATCGCCATGGCCGGTCTCCTTGATTGCCGCAGACATAAGAGGCCCGATGCCTCCTGTCACCCTTTAAAGATGCCGGCGCGATCCTACTTGTCCCAGGACACGGTCGACAGGCCGCGCTTTGTTGACTCCAGCACCATCGCAGATACGGTCCAGCCAATGCATTCAGATATTGTCGATCTGCGCTCCTTCTATGCCTCGCCGCTCGGACAGCTGACCGAGCGTTCGATCACCATGGCGCTGTCGGCTGTCTGGGCCAGCGTGCCCAACGAGCGTCTGGTCGGGCTGGGTTACGCGCTGCCGTGGCTGGAACGTTTCGGAGCCGATGCCGAACGCACCTTCGCCTTCATGCCGGCGACGCAAGGCGCGGTGGTGTGGCCGGCGACCGGTCCGGCCGCGACGGCACTGGTGTTCGACGAGGAACTGCCTTTGGTCGATTCCTCCATCGACCGCATGCTGCTTGTCCATTCGCTGGAGCATGTCGAGAGCCCGCGCGAAACGCTGAACGAGATTTGGCGCGTGCTGGCGCCGGCCGGCCATGTCGTGATCGTGGTGCCCAACCGGCGCGGCGTATGGGCCCGTTTCGAACATACGCCGTTCGGCACCGGGCGGCCCTATTCACGCGGGCAGATCGCCGAATTGCTGCGCGAGGCGAACTTCACCCCGGCGGCGTGGTCGGACGCGCTCTATTTTCCGCCGTCGCAGCGTCGTTTCATGATGCGATTCCACAGCCTGTTCGAAAGCGCCGGCCGCGCCATGTGGCCGATTTTCTCGGGCGTCATCGCGGTGTCGGCGCAAAAGCGGCTCTACCAGGGCGTGCCGGTGGCAAAGCGGGCCTCGCGGCGTGTCTTCGTGCCGGTGCTGTCGCCGCAGGGCGCGGCCACCAGCCTCGGCAGGCAAGGCGAGCCTCTCGATCGGCTCGACACGACGGGAGTGCAATCGCGATGAGCGATACCGGTGCCCCCCAGGTCGAGACGAGCAGTCTGCGCGACCAGCTGATGACCGTGCGCCAGGGCCTGGTCGGGTCGCCGTCGCGCAAGGCATTGCTCGGCTTCAGCTGGGTCCTGCTCGCCGTCATCGTCGCCACCGCCTATGGCCAGATCCTGCTCAACCGCTGGAACCAGCCATTCTACGATTCGCTGCAGCGGCGCGATCTCGCGGTGTTTCTCGATCAGCTGGTCGTCTTCGCGATGATCGCCGGCGGGCTGCTGGTGCTCAACATCGGCCAGCAATGGCTGAACCAGCGCTTCAGGCTGAAGCTGCGCGAAGCGCTGACGATCGACCTGATCGAGGAATGGCTGAAGCCGAACCGGGGTTTCCGCCTCGCCAATGCGGGCGCCATCGGCGTCAACCCGGACCAGCGCATGCAGCAGGATGCCGGCCATCTGTCGGATCTCTCGACGGATCTCGGCGTCGGCCTGGTGCAATCCTTCATCCTGCTCGTCTCGTTCGTTGGCGTGTTGTGGGCGCTTTCGGCGGGTTTCGTGTTCCACATCGGCAGTCATGCCATCGCCATTCCGGGCTACATGGTGTGGGCGGCGTTTCTTTATGCCGGCATCGCTTCCTGGCTGAGCTGGCTGGTCGGGCGGCCGCTGATCGGGCTGAACAGCGACCGCTACGCGCGCGAGGCGGACCTGCGCTTTTCCATGGTGCGGGTGAACGAGAATATCGACGCGATCGCCCTGTCGCACGGCGAAGCGAGCGAGAAGCGGCGGCTGACGGCCGATCTTTCGGCGCTGATCGGCTCGATCCTGCGTATCTTCCGTGCCCAGATCAATCTCGGCTGGGTCACCGACACCTATGGCTGGATCACCGTCGTGGCGCCGATCCTGGTCGCCGCGCCGGTCTATTTCGCCGGCGACATCACCTTTGGCGGATTGATGATGGCGGTGGGCGCCTTCAACCAGGTGCACTCCTCGCTGCGCTGGTTCATCAACAATATCGGCGCCATCGCCGACTGGCGCGCCACGCTGATGCGCGTGGCCGATTTCCGCATGGCGCTGCAGGAGACCGACAAGCTGCACGACACCGAGCAGCATATCGAGGTCTTCCAGACCAAGAACGGGACCATGGTTTTCGACGACCTGATTGTCGGTGCGACAACGGGCTGTTCCAGGCTTGTGGAAAAGACGGTGACGATCAAGCCCGGCGAGCATGTGCTGATCACAGGCGATCCAAGCGCCGGCAAGACGCTGTTCTTCCGCGCCGTGGCCGGCCTGTGGCCCTGGGGCTCGGGCCGCATCGGCATGCCCGCCGCCGAACTCGCCTTCGTGCCGCGCACGCCCTATTTCGCGCCGGGCACGCTGCGCGAAGTGCTGATCGATGGCATGACCGGCATCGATGACGCGAAGCTCGCGGCAGTGCTGACCGAGGCTGGGCTCAACCGTCTCGCTGCTTCGCTCGACCGCAACGCGCGGTGGGACCGGGAGCTCTCCGAGGAGGAGCAGCGGCTGGTGGCGTTCGCCAGGCTGGCTCTGCAGAAACCGGACTGGGTGATCATCGACGAGGCGATGGATACATTCAGCGCCACGACAGCCAAGCGCATCTTTGCCATGCTGGACAAGCACCTGCCGGAGGCGGCTGTCGTCAATATCGGGCGTGGGCAGCACAACTATAATTTCTTCCCGCGCGCGCTCGACATCATCAAATGCTCGGACGTGCCGGCATTGAAACCGCCGCGGGTATGGGCCGGCGCGCTGGAACCGCCGCCAGTGCCACGCAAGCGCAACGGCAATGGCACGAAGCGTAACGGTGCGAACACCAAGGTCGAACAGGTGCTTTAGAGAAAGCGGATACGGCCCGTCGATCAGGTGGGCCGTATCTTTGGGCGAATCCCCGTCGACGTCAGAGAACCGGGGTTTCCGCGCGCGCTTCGGATGCCGGCGCGGTGCCGGCCTTGCCCGAACCGAAGATCGCGAAGGAGAGCGCGGCCAGAACCCAGACGCCGAGCCCGCCATAGGCCATCACCCAGCCAAAGCCTTCGACCAGCGCCGAGTGGACGGCGGTTGCGGGAATGGTCAGGCTGGGTTGCGCCGCGTCCTGCAGGTTTGCCGTGTTGCCTGCGGCAATCTTCTCGGCCACGGCGCGCAGGTCGGCACCGTCGGGCGAGCCGGGCAGGGCCTTCTCCAACCCGTGCAGAATGCCTTCGACAAGGACAAAACCCATCACGGCGATGTTGACGGCGAGCGCGATCAGCCTGGCGCTGGCGTCGATGCCCGAGGCCATGCCGGCACGGCTGGCCGGCACCGAGCCGGTCGTCATGTTGGTGGCCGGCGTCGTCGTCAGGCCAAGGCCAATGCCGGCGATCAGCGCGCCGGGCAGTACGGTAAAGCCGCTTGCCCCTTCGATGCTGCTGCCCAGCCACATGGCGATGAAGCCGAGACCTATGGTGAACAGGCCGAGCGGGATGACGATGCGGGCGCTGGTGCGCAAAAGCAGGTACTGAGCCACCGGTGACATCACCAGGAACGGCACCGTATAGGCGAGCACGGCGAGCCCGGTTTCGGTGCTGTTGTAACCGAGGCTGGCGGTGAAATAGATCGGCAGGTAGACCATGAACGGCCAATAGCTGAAGTTCATGCCGATGCAGCCGACGATGGCGCCCGAGAAATCACGGATGCGGAAGACCGAGAAGTCGAACATCGGGTAGGGATGCAGCCGCTCGACCGCAATGAAGGCGACGAGGCCGACGAGCGTCGCGGCGGCTATGCCGAGGGCCGTCGGGCTGACGAAGCCGAGATCGGCGCCCTGGGTGATGTAGTAGGTCAGGCCGAAGACCGCGGCGCTCAGCAGGGCGATGCCGAGCAGATCCAGTCTCTTGGCCTGCGGATCGCGCGATTCTTTGACGCTGGCGAAGGTGAGCGCCAGGCACAGCAAAGCCAGCGGCGCGTGCACGAGGAACACCCACTGCCAGGTCGACAGGGCAACGATCATGCCGCCGATGATTGGCCCGAAGCCGAGGCCGATGCCGGAGATGACACCCCAGACGGCGAAGGCGCTGCCGCGTGCCTTCGCGTCCTGGAACTGGTTCGAAAGGATGGCGATGGAGCAGATGAACATCGCGCCGCCGGCCATGCCCTGCAGGAAGCGGCTTACGATCAGCACCGTCGTGTTGGGGGCGAGGCCGCACATCAGCGACGTCACGCCAAAGGCGGCGACCGTCACGGCGAAAACCAGCCGGCGGCCGAAGCGATCGGCCAGTGTTCCCGTTGCCATCAGCACTGTCGTGCAGGCGATGGTGTAGGCGTTCATGATCCACTGCATGTCCTTGAAATTGGCCTGCAGCACATGTTCGAGCGTCGGCAGGATCACCGGCACGCTCGATATTTCGAGGCCGAACATCAGCGCGGACAGACAGATCGCGACCAGCGCCAGATTGTCTCTACTCGTCAGCTTCATCCCTTGTCTCCGGCTGGCGGCGGCGGGGACAGAAGGTCCGGCGCCGCTGGTTATTTGGAAACATCCCAGATAGGCGAAGCTTGATCATGCATAAATGATATGCAACCATATTTCAGTGATAACAAAATTGGATGAATGAGATGCTGTGGCTGGACGCAGAGGCCGTGCGCAACTTCGTCATGGTGGCGGAACTGCAGAGTTTTACGCGTGCCGCCGATGCCCTCGGTTCAACCCAGGCCGCGGTCAGCGTCAAGCTGAAGCGGCTGGAGGAGCGCATCGGCCGCAAACTGATCGAACGCACGCCGCGCCGGGTCAGGCTGTCGGCCGACGGTGCGCTGTTCATCGATTCGGCACGGGCCTTCCTGACCGCGCATGACAATGCGGTTGCCGGCCTGTCTTGCGGCATCCGGCGCTTTGCGCTCGGCATTGCCGGGCATGTCGCCGGGCCGGAGGTGACGACGCTGCTGGCGCGGCTCAACAAGCACGACCCGGCGCTGACGATCGAGGTGCAGGTCGACAATTCGAGCGTGCTGCTCGACGCCTTCGATCGCGGCAAGCTGGATGCGGCCATCGTCAGGCGCGAGGACGACCGCCGTGACGGCGAGGTTCTCGGCCCCGAGCATTTCGGTTGGTTCGCCACGCCCGACTTCCACCATCGCCAGGGTGAGCCGATTAGGCTGGCGGCATTGGCGCCGGCCTGCGGTGTCCGTGATCTCGCGACGCGCACGCTCAACGATGCCGGCATTCCCTGGGTCGAAGTGTTTCTTGGCGGTGGCTCGTCCGTTGTCACGGCTGCTGTTTCGGCCGGGCTCGCCACGGCCGTTTTTTCCAGCCGGCTGGCACCGCCCGGCACCGTCGAGATCAGCCGCAAGTTCGGCCTGCCCGAGGTGCCGTCGTCGGAAATCGTGCTGCATTCGACGCTGACCGACAGGCGTTCGCGCGAGGCGCTGCGCATCCTCGCCTGCGCCTTCCGCGAGCATCGCGCCACGGCAGCGTAGAGGGCTGCCGCAGCCTTTTTGCCGATCGGCTAACGATCCTTGCCGATGTTTTCCAGGTCGTAAGCGGTGGTCTGGTAGACCCGGTTGATCCAATTGCCGAACAACAGATGAGCATGCGAGCGCCAGCGGTTGAGCGGCGGACGTTTTGGATCGTCATCGGGGTAATATTCGTGCGGCACCGCGATGGGTGTGCCGGCGGCCACGTCGCGGTCGTATTCTTCCTTGAGCGAGGTCGAATCATATTCGATGTGGTTGAACATGTAGAGCCGGTTGCTGGCTTGCTCGGCGAGCAGGCTTGGGCCGGTCTCCTCCGAATCCATCAGCAATTCGAGGCCCGAGCCCTTGGGGATGT
The genomic region above belongs to Mesorhizobium terrae and contains:
- a CDS encoding MFS transporter, with amino-acid sequence MKLTSRDNLALVAICLSALMFGLEISSVPVILPTLEHVLQANFKDMQWIMNAYTIACTTVLMATGTLADRFGRRLVFAVTVAAFGVTSLMCGLAPNTTVLIVSRFLQGMAGGAMFICSIAILSNQFQDAKARGSAFAVWGVISGIGLGFGPIIGGMIVALSTWQWVFLVHAPLALLCLALTFASVKESRDPQAKRLDLLGIALLSAAVFGLTYYITQGADLGFVSPTALGIAAATLVGLVAFIAVERLHPYPMFDFSVFRIRDFSGAIVGCIGMNFSYWPFMVYLPIYFTASLGYNSTETGLAVLAYTVPFLVMSPVAQYLLLRTSARIVIPLGLFTIGLGFIAMWLGSSIEGASGFTVLPGALIAGIGLGLTTTPATNMTTGSVPASRAGMASGIDASARLIALAVNIAVMGFVLVEGILHGLEKALPGSPDGADLRAVAEKIAAGNTANLQDAAQPSLTIPATAVHSALVEGFGWVMAYGGLGVWVLAALSFAIFGSGKAGTAPASEARAETPVL
- the gloB gene encoding hydroxyacylglutathione hydrolase translates to MAIEIEQFMCRQDNFGVLIREPASGAVALIDAPEEAAILAAVKHTGWTPSLILTTHHHTDHVEANLALKQRFGLEIVGPAAEKAKIPGIDRTVKGGDSLKFGTETVEVIATPGHTAGHVSYHFPQSKVVFTADTLFALGCGRLFEAPAAVMYDSLKKLAALPADTAVYCGHEYTLSNARFALTVDPTNSALKERAAKIEKLRAADKPTLPTTIGEELSTNPFLRWHDPAIRRHLGMEKASDAEVFAEIRKRKDIF
- a CDS encoding class I SAM-dependent methyltransferase encodes the protein MHSDIVDLRSFYASPLGQLTERSITMALSAVWASVPNERLVGLGYALPWLERFGADAERTFAFMPATQGAVVWPATGPAATALVFDEELPLVDSSIDRMLLVHSLEHVESPRETLNEIWRVLAPAGHVVIVVPNRRGVWARFEHTPFGTGRPYSRGQIAELLREANFTPAAWSDALYFPPSQRRFMMRFHSLFESAGRAMWPIFSGVIAVSAQKRLYQGVPVAKRASRRVFVPVLSPQGAATSLGRQGEPLDRLDTTGVQSR
- a CDS encoding lysoplasmalogenase yields the protein MMPFPGGIEATPNGTLIFSVVAAVVYGFAISQPPSLLRSAAKTLAVALLAALAFLLGGPLLLVAALVLSALGDAFLSRDGEVAFLGGLGSFLAAHLAYVVLFVAMGSGLAALGAASWRVVAALVMAVFAAGMLRLLWPRIGSDLKAPVAVYVAAIFAMGVTALTTGNALVIAGAVMFMASDALLATEKFLADTVEGHRVWMRYAVWVLYYVAQMAIAMGFLRPV
- a CDS encoding ABC transporter ATP-binding protein/permease, whose product is MSDTGAPQVETSSLRDQLMTVRQGLVGSPSRKALLGFSWVLLAVIVATAYGQILLNRWNQPFYDSLQRRDLAVFLDQLVVFAMIAGGLLVLNIGQQWLNQRFRLKLREALTIDLIEEWLKPNRGFRLANAGAIGVNPDQRMQQDAGHLSDLSTDLGVGLVQSFILLVSFVGVLWALSAGFVFHIGSHAIAIPGYMVWAAFLYAGIASWLSWLVGRPLIGLNSDRYAREADLRFSMVRVNENIDAIALSHGEASEKRRLTADLSALIGSILRIFRAQINLGWVTDTYGWITVVAPILVAAPVYFAGDITFGGLMMAVGAFNQVHSSLRWFINNIGAIADWRATLMRVADFRMALQETDKLHDTEQHIEVFQTKNGTMVFDDLIVGATTGCSRLVEKTVTIKPGEHVLITGDPSAGKTLFFRAVAGLWPWGSGRIGMPAAELAFVPRTPYFAPGTLREVLIDGMTGIDDAKLAAVLTEAGLNRLAASLDRNARWDRELSEEEQRLVAFARLALQKPDWVIIDEAMDTFSATTAKRIFAMLDKHLPEAAVVNIGRGQHNYNFFPRALDIIKCSDVPALKPPRVWAGALEPPPVPRKRNGNGTKRNGANTKVEQVL
- a CDS encoding cupin domain-containing protein, coding for MMTPAGIVATLDMKPHPEGGWYVETFRDAPQGGRGHSTAIYFLLERGQVSAWHRVKDASEIWHHHAGAPIELSMHREGGDVSQHVLGIDLAAGERPQIVVPAGWWQTARSLGDWTLVGCTVAPGFDFSVFELAEPGWQPKVS
- a CDS encoding LysR family transcriptional regulator, producing the protein MLWLDAEAVRNFVMVAELQSFTRAADALGSTQAAVSVKLKRLEERIGRKLIERTPRRVRLSADGALFIDSARAFLTAHDNAVAGLSCGIRRFALGIAGHVAGPEVTTLLARLNKHDPALTIEVQVDNSSVLLDAFDRGKLDAAIVRREDDRRDGEVLGPEHFGWFATPDFHHRQGEPIRLAALAPACGVRDLATRTLNDAGIPWVEVFLGGGSSVVTAAVSAGLATAVFSSRLAPPGTVEISRKFGLPEVPSSEIVLHSTLTDRRSREALRILACAFREHRATAA